A stretch of DNA from Desulfosarcina ovata subsp. ovata:
CCGCATGATCATTGGCGTCGAGAAGGCGGATGCTCCCGCCCTTGTTGGAGAGTTGGACACCGGACGGATCGAGCACCACGCGAAGCGTTTCACCGGCACCGACGGTCATGCCCGAAAGCGGCTGCCGCCTGGCGTTGCGGTCTTCAAGGTGCCAGCCGTCAAGGGCGGCGGCGGCACTGCCGGTATTGATCAGGGTCACGCTTTCACTTCCCGGATCGTGCCCCTCTGGGTTGACCAGGGCGGCGATGATGCGGATGCGGCCGTCGACCACCGGTGTTGCCGGTGGAACGGGGATATCGATGTCGGTCGGGGTCACCGGAGGCGTCGATGGGATGGTCGGGCCTTCCGCCCCGGAAAAAACCGGGTAAAAGGTTCTGACGTGGCGGTTCGAGTCATCCCGGAAGACCTTCAGATGGTACCGCGCACCGTTGATCACGGCGTCCTTGGGAGCCCGCGCACCGACGTGGGCACGCACCGTCCCCAGGGCCAGCAGCCCTTCGACGCTGCAACCCACGAAAAACCCGCCGATTTTTTTGGTCAGCGGGCGCAGGGCGTCACGGTCGTAATCCGGCGCCTGCCAGCGATAGGAGATGGTCACCGATTCCGGGAACTGGGACTGTTCGGCGGACTGTTTGGACCCCAGATAGACGATACGGTCGTCGGACAGGCCGGGAAAATGGTTGGTCGCGCCGTCCACCTGTCGCGCGAAGCCATCGTCGAGGTAGTACTTGTACCAGAAATGGTAGCCCTGTGCCTTGGCGCCTTCCTGTTCGCCCACGGCCACGTGTTCGAACCCTGTCAGGTGCGGATCCCCACCCATGGAAAACCGCCGGAACCACATCTCCATGAGGGTATTGTACCACCGCTCGCGAGTGATGCTGGTTTCCGTGGCGCGGGCCACATAGTCGCGCGCCACCAGCATGGGCGGCGTATCCACCATGGCGTGCACCAGATCGTGCACCTCCTCGCGCTCCTGGGCCGTTTCCTGCTCCTCATCGCGTTCGGGCAGCGCATAGTTGTCGAACAGCACCCGGCACAGCTCATAGGAGCGGCGTTTGCTTTCGGGAATGACAGTCTCGGTGAGAACTCGCAGGTCCCTGTCCGTGGCCGTCAGACGGCTGTTGACCTTGACGAACCCCGTTGACGGATCGCCGCTCTCGGTATCGAGAATGGGTCTGACACCGGAACCGGACTGATCCGCATCCCAGATTTGCTGATAGATGTCGGCCATATCCTCCTCCTTGGGTTGTGGAAGTGAAAAATGAGAACCGGCATACCGCGCGGCTGGTGCAGCAAGCGGTGAGATCGAGGAAAC
This window harbors:
- a CDS encoding lamin tail domain-containing protein is translated as MADIYQQIWDADQSGSGVRPILDTESGDPSTGFVKVNSRLTATDRDLRVLTETVIPESKRRSYELCRVLFDNYALPERDEEQETAQEREEVHDLVHAMVDTPPMLVARDYVARATETSITRERWYNTLMEMWFRRFSMGGDPHLTGFEHVAVGEQEGAKAQGYHFWYKYYLDDGFARQVDGATNHFPGLSDDRIVYLGSKQSAEQSQFPESVTISYRWQAPDYDRDALRPLTKKIGGFFVGCSVEGLLALGTVRAHVGARAPKDAVINGARYHLKVFRDDSNRHVRTFYPVFSGAEGPTIPSTPPVTPTDIDIPVPPATPVVDGRIRIIAALVNPEGHDPGSESVTLINTGSAAAALDGWHLEDRNARRQPLSGMTVGAGETLRVVLDPSGVQLSNKGGSIRLLDANDHAVHLVTYSKGQVKTQGETILL